A stretch of Falco rusticolus isolate bFalRus1 chromosome 2, bFalRus1.pri, whole genome shotgun sequence DNA encodes these proteins:
- the RGCC gene encoding regulator of cell cycle RGCC: MLAAAGRAGGGAPRPAAMKSPQAQRPAGQALGEDGGGGLAEALGEFDAVLAEFSCPAGRRRFHYGEHLERMKRRSSASVSDGSGLSDSESADSLYRNSFSLSDEKLNSPTASTPSLPSPSVTPCRAKLGDTKELEDFIADLDRTLASM; this comes from the exons ATGCTGGCGGCGGCaggccgggccggcggcggggcacCTCGGCCCGCCGCCATGAAGTCGCCTCAGGCGCAGCGGCCGGCGGGTCAAG CGCTGGGGGAGGACGGCGGCGGGGGCCTGGCGGAGGCGCTGGGGGAGTTCGACGCGGTGCTGGCGGAGTTCTCCTGCCCCGCCGGCCGGCGCCGCTTCCACTACGGCGAGCACCTGGAGCGCATGAAGCGGCGGAGCAGCGCCAGCGTCAGCGACGGCAGCGGCCTCAGCGACTCGGAGA GTGCAGATTCACTGTACAGAAATAGTTTCAGCCTCAGTGATGAAAAGCTTAATTCTCCAACTGCATCTACTCCAAGCTTGCCATCTCCATCCGTAACTCCGTGTAGAG CAAAGCTTGGAGACACAAAAGAACTGGAAGACTTCATTGCTGATCTTGACAGGACACTAGCAA GTATGTGA